A window from Aerococcus sp. Group 1 encodes these proteins:
- the upp gene encoding uracil phosphoribosyltransferase → MNKEGLHIVNHPLVQHKLAILRDKNLGSKDFRELVDEITVFVGYEATRDLPLKEVEVETPITKTTQKMITGKKMAIVPILRAGLGMVDGILSLSPAAKVGHIGMYRDEETLEPHEYFFKMPSDIEERQVLVVDPMLATGGSAILAIEALMKRNVSPADIKFLCMVAAPEGVEALQAAHPEVEIYTAALDEKLNEDGYIVPGLGDAGDRLFGTL, encoded by the coding sequence ATGAACAAAGAAGGATTACATATTGTTAACCACCCCTTAGTACAACACAAATTAGCGATTTTACGCGATAAAAACTTAGGTAGTAAGGACTTTCGTGAATTGGTTGATGAAATCACGGTTTTTGTTGGTTATGAAGCGACACGTGACTTGCCATTAAAAGAAGTTGAAGTCGAAACCCCGATTACAAAAACGACACAAAAAATGATTACTGGTAAAAAAATGGCCATTGTTCCTATTCTTCGGGCTGGCTTAGGTATGGTTGACGGAATCCTATCTTTGTCACCAGCCGCTAAAGTAGGCCATATTGGCATGTATCGTGATGAAGAAACTCTAGAACCACACGAGTATTTCTTTAAAATGCCTAGCGACATTGAAGAACGTCAAGTACTTGTTGTAGACCCCATGTTAGCAACAGGTGGATCAGCTATTCTAGCGATTGAGGCCTTGATGAAACGCAATGTTTCGCCTGCCGATATTAAGTTCTTATGTATGGTTGCTGCTCCTGAAGGTGTAGAAGCTTTACAAGCAGCTCATCCAGAAGTGGAAATTTATACAGCAGCTCTTGACGAAAAGCTCAATGAAGATGGCTATATTGTTCCTGGTTTAGGGGACGCTGGTGACCGCTTATTCGGTACCCTTTAA
- a CDS encoding DNA-dependent RNA polymerase subunit epsilon: MIFKVTYQEKANEAPVREKTQALYIESDSIIDVRQQLRENTPYLVEHIQALDEAHLAYEQKAQIFILRSLINNEF, encoded by the coding sequence ATGATATTTAAGGTGACTTATCAAGAAAAAGCTAACGAAGCACCTGTTCGTGAAAAAACTCAAGCACTCTATATCGAGTCCGATAGCATTATCGATGTACGCCAACAATTACGAGAAAATACCCCTTATCTCGTTGAACACATCCAAGCATTAGATGAAGCCCATCTGGCTTATGAACAAAAAGCCCAGATTTTCATCTTACGGAGTTTGATAAATAATGAGTTTTGA
- the rnjA gene encoding ribonuclease J1, producing MSFEVKDNEVYVFAIGGLGEIGKNMYVVQYQDEIIIMDNGVKFPDDELLGIDYVISDYSYLIENKDKVKGIFVSHGHEDHIGGIPWLLKQVNFPIYADQLALALIRGKLEEHGLLGDAILHEIDDESVINFDKTSVSFFTVNHSIPGAKGILVKTPVGAVAFTGDYKFDFTPIGKHADLHKMARIGDEGLLLLLADSTNSEVPGWTMSEHYVSNSLKDIMTPIEGRIIFASFASNISRLSEAIEIAVNTGRKIAVFGRSMENAFRNAQEIGYFNIPEGTFIESKEINDYPDNEIMIMCTGSQGEPLAALSRIANGTHRQVTLHPTDTVVFSSSPIPGNLSSVNNLINKLLESGAEVVHGKINNVHTSGHASQEQQKLLLRLMKPKFFMPVHGEYRMLCVHGETAQAVGVPEKNVIIHDNGQVAALTQDSWREAGKVPADAVYVDGKGIGDIGNIVLRDRHNLSEDGIVIVVVTVNFENNELVAGPDIVSRGFIYMRESGDLIKDAQKVVQTTVIGHLNSGKEVNEKILRDSIQNALYPFLHKRTKRNPMILPVIMPV from the coding sequence ATGAGTTTTGAAGTAAAAGATAATGAAGTTTATGTCTTTGCCATTGGCGGTCTTGGCGAAATTGGGAAGAATATGTACGTGGTCCAATACCAAGACGAAATCATTATTATGGATAATGGGGTTAAATTTCCTGACGATGAATTACTTGGCATCGATTATGTAATTTCAGACTATAGCTACCTCATTGAGAATAAAGATAAGGTAAAAGGAATCTTTGTTTCCCATGGCCACGAAGACCATATTGGTGGAATTCCTTGGTTATTAAAACAAGTGAATTTTCCTATTTATGCTGATCAATTAGCACTGGCTTTAATTCGAGGTAAATTAGAAGAACATGGTTTATTAGGTGATGCGATTTTACATGAAATCGATGACGAATCTGTCATTAATTTTGATAAAACATCCGTTTCATTCTTCACAGTAAACCACTCAATTCCTGGCGCCAAGGGAATTTTAGTTAAGACTCCCGTTGGAGCAGTTGCTTTCACAGGAGACTATAAATTCGATTTTACTCCAATTGGTAAGCATGCAGACTTGCACAAAATGGCTCGCATCGGTGATGAGGGGCTCTTACTCTTATTAGCTGATTCAACCAACTCTGAAGTTCCTGGTTGGACCATGTCTGAACACTATGTGTCCAATTCATTGAAAGATATTATGACGCCAATCGAAGGCAGAATCATTTTTGCTTCCTTTGCTTCTAATATCTCCAGGTTAAGTGAAGCCATAGAAATAGCAGTCAACACTGGCAGAAAAATCGCTGTTTTTGGACGCTCAATGGAGAACGCCTTCCGCAATGCCCAAGAAATTGGCTATTTTAATATTCCAGAAGGTACCTTCATTGAGTCAAAAGAAATTAACGACTATCCGGATAACGAGATCATGATTATGTGTACAGGGTCTCAGGGAGAACCACTAGCTGCCCTAAGTCGGATTGCTAATGGCACCCACCGTCAAGTGACCTTACACCCAACAGATACCGTCGTATTTTCTTCTTCCCCAATACCTGGTAACTTATCCAGTGTCAATAACCTGATTAATAAGTTACTCGAATCTGGAGCTGAGGTGGTTCACGGCAAGATTAATAATGTCCACACTTCGGGACACGCTAGTCAAGAACAACAAAAGTTATTACTTCGCTTAATGAAGCCAAAATTCTTTATGCCTGTTCATGGGGAGTACCGCATGCTGTGTGTTCATGGTGAAACCGCCCAAGCTGTTGGTGTACCTGAAAAAAACGTCATCATCCATGATAATGGACAAGTTGCTGCCCTAACCCAAGACTCCTGGCGAGAAGCTGGTAAGGTACCTGCTGATGCTGTCTATGTTGATGGTAAAGGGATCGGTGATATCGGTAATATTGTTCTCCGTGACCGGCATAATCTTTCCGAGGATGGTATCGTTATCGTTGTCGTTACCGTTAACTTTGAAAATAACGAATTAGTTGCAGGTCCTGACATTGTCTCACGTGGATTTATTTATATGCGTGAATCTGGCGACTTAATTAAAGATGCCCAAAAGGTTGTTCAAACGACGGTTATTGGTCATCTCAACTCAGGAAAGGAAGTCAATGAGAAGATACTCCGTGATAGTATTCAAAATGCTCTCTATCCTTTCCTACACAAACGTACCAAACGTAATCCAATGATTCTACCTGTTATCATGCCGGTTTAA
- a CDS encoding hemolysin III family protein, with protein MEKQQNLLFSNPQILNSRSYQVTSQIFSAISHGIGLLLALIGTGLLISKAFQFQELNRLMAYTIYGLSMINLYFFSTMYHALYFTKVAPVFRFFDHCSIYFLIAGSYSPFCLIALNNSLGWLIFFIEWLIVALGLYCEIYKRPWLKKYSTFIYLSMGWLAVFIVYPIIHSVSLAGLLWLLAGGLFYSLGTSFYRFDHKYVYFHTIWHLFVLLGTVCQFISIYFYV; from the coding sequence ATGGAAAAGCAACAAAACCTCTTGTTTTCAAATCCCCAGATATTGAATTCGCGGTCCTATCAAGTAACAAGTCAAATTTTTAGTGCGATTAGTCATGGCATCGGCTTACTGTTAGCCTTAATTGGCACGGGGCTTTTAATTAGTAAAGCTTTCCAATTTCAAGAACTTAACCGGCTGATGGCTTACACCATTTATGGCTTATCGATGATTAACTTATATTTCTTTTCAACCATGTACCACGCTCTATATTTTACCAAGGTAGCCCCAGTCTTCCGCTTTTTTGATCATTGCAGTATTTATTTTCTCATTGCTGGCTCCTATAGCCCTTTTTGTTTAATTGCTTTAAATAACTCCCTGGGCTGGCTAATTTTCTTCATTGAGTGGTTGATTGTAGCCTTAGGTCTTTATTGTGAAATCTATAAGCGGCCTTGGTTGAAAAAATACTCAACCTTCATTTATTTAAGTATGGGCTGGCTAGCTGTCTTTATTGTTTACCCAATCATCCATTCGGTATCTCTGGCTGGCCTTCTATGGCTTTTAGCCGGAGGACTTTTTTATTCGCTAGGAACTTCTTTCTATCGTTTCGATCATAAATATGTCTATTTCCATACCATTTGGCACCTCTTTGTTCTATTAGGGACCGTCTGCCAATTTATATCGATTTATTTTTATGTTTAA
- a CDS encoding DNA-directed RNA polymerase subunit beta: MNKELLVSRFKNLFKWLLICLLGMVLLFLIGLLLGYGISSDHQLFNVFNQNVWNHLYAFFQ, encoded by the coding sequence ATGAATAAGGAGCTTTTAGTTAGTCGATTTAAAAACCTTTTTAAGTGGTTACTTATTTGCCTTTTAGGGATGGTCCTCTTATTTTTAATTGGATTATTACTGGGTTATGGTATTAGTAGTGACCACCAGCTATTTAACGTCTTTAACCAAAATGTTTGGAACCATTTATACGCTTTCTTTCAATAA
- the murA gene encoding UDP-N-acetylglucosamine 1-carboxyvinyltransferase encodes METMVVKGGQRLEGTVQVDGAKNTVLPILAATLLAEEGKSVIENCPLFSDVYLMNKVLDYLDAQVDFDEAAGVITVDASGVIQSEAPFEFVSKMRASVVVMGPLLARLGCVKVAMPGGCAIGSRPIDLHIKGFEALGAKVTTENGYIEARCDELVGTDIYLDFPSVGATENIMMAATLAKGDTILENVAKEPEIVDLANFLNRMGARISGAGTDIIRIRGVESLHGTQHAVIHDRIEAGTFMVAAAVTGGNVLVKDAVAEHNLPLISKLKEMGVQIEEEMEGIRVIGPNELKATNIKTMPYPGFPTDMQAQFSIAQAIAHGSSKLEETVFENRFMHLEELRRMNVSFNITSDTATIDGPNHLQGAAVVATDLRAAAALIIAGLVAEGITKVSKLEYLDRGYANFDKKLQALGAKVIRLDLEKYSQEEIESRLDEVGS; translated from the coding sequence ATGGAAACGATGGTCGTTAAAGGCGGTCAGCGCTTAGAAGGAACTGTACAAGTCGATGGAGCCAAAAACACGGTGCTTCCTATTTTGGCTGCAACATTATTAGCTGAAGAAGGAAAAAGTGTTATTGAAAATTGCCCTTTATTTTCTGATGTCTATTTGATGAATAAGGTTTTAGATTACCTTGATGCTCAAGTGGACTTTGATGAAGCAGCTGGAGTGATAACAGTGGATGCTAGTGGAGTTATCCAAAGTGAAGCGCCCTTTGAATTTGTCAGTAAGATGCGCGCCAGTGTCGTTGTTATGGGACCTTTATTAGCTCGCTTAGGTTGTGTCAAAGTGGCCATGCCAGGCGGTTGTGCTATTGGCTCACGGCCCATTGACTTACACATTAAGGGCTTTGAGGCCCTGGGAGCTAAGGTGACGACCGAAAATGGTTATATTGAGGCTCGTTGTGATGAATTAGTCGGGACCGATATTTATCTGGACTTTCCTAGTGTAGGAGCAACTGAAAATATTATGATGGCGGCAACTTTAGCCAAAGGGGACACCATTTTAGAAAATGTTGCTAAGGAACCTGAAATTGTTGATTTGGCTAATTTCCTCAACCGTATGGGGGCAAGGATTTCTGGTGCTGGTACCGATATTATTCGGATCCGCGGCGTGGAATCCTTGCATGGTACCCAGCATGCCGTTATCCATGATCGTATTGAAGCTGGGACATTTATGGTGGCTGCAGCAGTCACTGGGGGCAATGTCCTGGTTAAAGACGCGGTAGCAGAACACAATCTCCCTTTAATTTCTAAATTAAAGGAAATGGGTGTTCAAATTGAAGAAGAAATGGAAGGAATACGGGTTATCGGCCCGAATGAATTAAAGGCCACAAATATAAAAACCATGCCTTATCCCGGTTTTCCAACAGATATGCAGGCCCAATTCAGCATTGCCCAAGCCATTGCCCATGGAAGTTCAAAATTAGAAGAGACTGTTTTTGAAAATCGTTTTATGCACTTAGAAGAATTAAGACGGATGAACGTTTCTTTTAATATTACTAGTGATACTGCAACGATTGATGGCCCTAACCACTTACAGGGGGCAGCAGTTGTGGCAACAGATTTACGTGCAGCAGCAGCTCTTATTATTGCTGGTTTAGTGGCAGAAGGCATTACTAAAGTAAGTAAACTAGAGTATCTCGACCGTGGCTACGCTAATTTTGACAAAAAATTGCAAGCCTTGGGTGCTAAGGTTATTCGGCTTGATCTTGAAAAATATAGTCAGGAAGAAATTGAAAGCCGCTTAGATGAGGTTGGATCATGA